A stretch of DNA from Tribolium castaneum strain GA2 chromosome 7, icTriCast1.1, whole genome shotgun sequence:
ttttttacatttttcggcaaagttaTTCCAAGAGTAAGGTTTGTTtagatttgtgttttatatttctgtgatttttgttgttgtgttttCTTTCGTTTTGGGATTCGAAGtctgcattattttgacaaatctgtCATTTTGACGGCactcacaatttaaattaagcggcacattacgttcaaatttcttaggtgacttgatgaacaaccatttttgaacatattGTATTTAATCGGTgcaacttgaaaaataaaataaaacaaaaaaaacgaatttaaattaatttaaatttaacactaAGTCTTTAGGTACAAAAAAGATTTCTATCTCTAGTAGTAGTAGATTCTATCTCCTAGTATTTAGCTCTTCGtagtttttgcataattatctTTTCCAGGGTCATAAAATGGCAGCAAGTCTTGCCAACAGCAACATCCAAACGACTGTAATTCCTGATTCTGGAGTTTTTGCAATGATGTCACGTGTCaataaagttataattggCACTCACAGTGTTATGGCCGATGGAGGTCTCCGTGCCGCAAGTGGAGTTCATGCTATTGCTCTGGCGGCTAAACACTACTCAGTTCCTGTTATGGTTCTCTCTCACATGTATAAATTGACTCCGACCTATGTCTGCTCACATGAAAAAGACACCTTTAATATGTGTGCATCGCCTGCTAATGTTATTCCCTATTCAACTGGACCGCTTTTGAATAAGATTACTGTTTATAATCCGATTTTTGACTACGTTCCACCAGAATTGGTGACGCTTTTTATATCACATcagtaagtatttttttttcaatattttgttgttttttattatttatttatcattttacagtaagtcaaaaaaattatacagagtgattttTTAAGGCCTACAtgagaaactttttaaattctaacaaagctagagctttaaaattttgtatacagtccaaatcgaccattctgagttcaactaaattattttcaaaatgcctGAACTTCCGACACTACACAAAATTGGCgtcaagtttaaaaaaaataccggGTGACTTTTAAAGATTGTGATTCTTGTCGTCCGGTTGGTAAGAAATTTGAAATCTTAATTTGGCAACTTTCACTATCGAATTTCAATGTCAATATTGTATATATTTAATGTCATTAATTTCCGACTGGCGATCGCCGGCATGACAGTCAGGTGAAACTTTGGTGGAACAGCTCTATATAACAAGCTAGCAGGGAGGCCAATAATTCAATGTTACCAATagattttttagaagaaaacaatacaaaatgcAAACAATTCAGTCAAAAATACCgctgtttttattacaaaataatgcaaattagtaGTGAACTGAGTGTGGTTCATTTAGTGTCTGGAAGACAACCGAATAGATGCACCCACGTAGTAATTGTGCACTTTTAAGAATCTTAATGTctttattcggaatttggtgtGATACACGTACCGAATGGAACAAATAATCAGGTAatgattaatgattttttttgtgaatttttggtgaattaatcaatgaaaaatgctatcagattagtttaaatttattgtaggTTATGTTAAAGGACTGAAACTAAactcttttattaaatattttcaatttagagTCCTAAATTATCCAGAGTTAAAGTTGGCAAGTGCCTGACAGGGTCTTGAGTGCAGATGCACTTTTGTTGCTACGGATATCGCCTGCTCAAAATtcatacttttttgattttggtcaGGTGCAAGCCTCTGTTTAAATTAACTATTAAATGGTGTATTTTAGCGATGTAAAAGATTATACCTTTTTTATTCACAATTGATTACTCTATCGATTtaggcaataaaaaagtagtgttaaaagggcaaaaaattaaaaaacaaaaaatgtgaccCGGAAATGCTGCAACCGGAAACGGGATGGATGTATCCAGTTTTCGTAATTACCAGATTAAAAGGCATGTTTTCTTTAGTAAGTCTACCAAGTTTCgtaatatttggtcaaatgGTTCCAAAGTTATGGTACAAAAACCTCTTTCCATACCCCTACTTCCCAGCGCTGTAAAATtcttattacttattagttTCGATAGGACACGCGGTATAATCTCAATCGGCTCATTTTATAGGTCCTTTTAGAGGTTCATTTATTGTCTCATATACGAATAAACCTATATGGGGATTTTTTATTGACACGTCCTATACCTCttatacagtttttgaaacaaaaaacggattttacttcgtaattttttaagtagatcctgcaaaatggtcaacaattatcaaacttcaacattttatttagtttttagcttgTTTATTACAGAATAagcaacaaaacaataatatttaattatggtttatgctaacttagtgaattatgtaaagtaactcagtctaacatttcttttaatcaaTGACATAATTTGatcgtatttttcgaaagtttattcgattaaaaatcaaaataatgagctaaaattcgttttttgcgattatttcaaaaactaaagagatagatatagaagatattaataaaagtctgcataaaaattgatgttctttagattaccattgaaaaaacagggtcattgcatttgaaaaaaccgtgttataatatttttttaataatcattgtcataatattttattttcatagtACCAAGTGAAGTatgtatacagagtgtattataaatacgtgtgttaattttaccacgtaataaaactcatcaaataaaacaacttttctatataacattttgcaaaattcttatttattatttttacgagccggtcagtgtttaataatgaGTTTGTATtcttagcaaaaattttcattgttgttttaaattgttcatATTGTCCGATTCtgtcacaacgaaaatagtttcccatttttatttttgtacccataggcaGGTACACGTACCGATATgtgctttttttcaaatttttacttgaaattgtcgaaactttagtgaaaaattacaaataaaaaaaaatgttttatttgttgacctctgttacctgttaattttaacacacgtattcctcatacaccctgtattttgacaatgtcgaagaataaatgagatttttttctcccaaattgtaccaaaaaatagtgtacgtttttaaagtaaaaaaaaacttttttagaaaaaaactacgaaattttaggaaatgaaatgaaaaagtTTTGGACATAATTTGGTGATATTTTAGGTCCATTTTAGCGAAAGGCAACGAAAAACTGATTTTGTGGATACAAAACTAAAGGGTGTAACGAAAAGATGGAGATAACATAGAACCAAAAATTCCTCAGCTCAAAATAGAGCGATTAAGCCCAACTTACCtctacagcgtgctcaaaaactgacgcaccaactcaatggtgtgtggtagagaactggttatatacaaaggtaaaaatagtaaaaaaattctttgtattaaagttattgataaataacggattttagataaatgatatgtggcaacgttgtctaacagtcatgatcgcaatagaatttgatcaattcggaaataaaattaactagacgccctctggtgatgacttttgaactatgccgaaaacagtaacgaaattttcgtaattccatatttaattgacatctaataaattgtttaacaattttgcgtgtatagtgttaattgcttacattagagagaatcactttaaaagtacgtggtggtaaatactagctttgactttggttctgcgttttttcgtggtataaagtgtttattgttggaatttgaaagtgaataaaaagtgaaaaagatttaaattttcattataaaGTATTATCAAAGTGTtataattaaagactataagtaatggatcacagcgaacacaaagttgggctcaagaaaccaatgaATTAGtgaattttgtgaattttaggttagaatttttctattgataaaatcatgaaatacttcgataaatcaacaaaactacaattcagATTAACAACTGTTAATACACTTAAAgataaattatgccaaaagataggcttttcaatgtctttgtaataattttccaataaagaaagtgaaccaaacagtcattcgttattcgcgTTTTtctcgtcatctctaatttgtcaacattcgtatcttccaccaaagatacaatagtcattccgcattggcaatgtaataattatgaagcctcaaaattcgtacaacgctcaaaatatccgaataaacattttcccgccatttatggttactgttttcgacctagctcagtggcgcccccaacggtaactttacttccgaataataaaaataaattatttttgaaacggtttcctaggaaataattcccagtgttggcacatctacacattgtgatttttttgatgaattttaatgctaaagtctgatagaaaatttgaaaataattattcatcgttttgttagagAACGACTACCTTGTGTGaagcataaaaacattaaaaaataacgaaaactaaaaaagttaacacaataagtttgtagcttcagattttttaaaaatgactttaggaattttttcaacatttttacaaGTTGCATCGTTTAAAAGTTAGAGGGCtccaatttcaaaaattattttcgattttatttaataactttttaatggAATAATTTAATGATATTTCATTTAGAAGTTACTAataaagaacaaaaataattttttaactttggcGCCTTCTAACTTTTAAACGGTGACACTTGGTATAGAGGTAAATTGGGTTAAATCGTTTTACTTTGACTTGGAGAATATCTGGTTCCGTTTTGTCCCCATCTTTTCGTTACACCATGTATAAACGAAACGTCAAAcccgtttttttatttaaaacttcttAAGGAAGTTGGTTCGTcgtcaaattttattacaatcaAAAGTGATAATATTGGTTCACCCTTTATTactatgttgttttttttagggGTGGCAACGCACCATCTTACGTCTACCGTCTCCTCTCCGAATTGTACCACCCTGACGACTACGAACTTTGAaaccaattaaataaaaccataaattttatcaaaacttttatttttcaccattactttacaaaaattacgCTTATATTGGCTTAATCTTAAAATGCATTCCAATCAAAGAAAACACCAAACACTTTAAATCCTGCACCAAATAATAAAAGCAGCGCAGTCCTTCGGGATCCTTCGACTGACTCACATCGACCAAAGACCCAGTTTTCGAGGTAGTAAACGAAATGTGTTCATCATTGATCACAATCTCAAGCTCCTGACGACCGATTCTATCCGGTGGCGGCCACAACGAATCGTCTTCTTGCATTATCTCCGAATCGATAATAATCCTCTTGAGCTCCTCCATCACGCACTGATGCACATAAACCTCCTTACGGATCATTGTGTCGTTCTTGTAGTTGGAATTATTGGCGTAACGCAATTTACCATCGGGACGGAACTCAAACTCGAGAAACTCATGCCCAAATTTACCTTTGTGGCCCACGTAGTAACGTATGTAAAAATCGGCAGACATTCTAACGGAATTTAGGGAAGCCGCTTGGAACGTTTGTGGGGTTAGGGATCACTTCTGTCAAATTTGTGACAGCGTTAGTGTTGCCAACACAACAGACAAAATCACCAGGACGGCgcgctgaaaatttaatttgggaAGTAAAAACGCGTCCAGATCTAGAAAAATTCACGTCTAGAATTTGTCAtcaacagaaaataaaatgacaaaactgtattagctgtttcagaactataaaaacgccaacgtcgcactttaccgaattatttttttaaataagtttcataaaattgtaaaatagttattaatgcatagatctctcattaaaagtataaattgCATTAgctgctatttttttttgaagtgcatgaataatttataatagcgaattttgagagaaaatgcgatcttgacgtttttatagttttgaaacagctaatacatctTAGAAACAGAAGGCAAAATCGGACAAATCTAGAAACATACACAAGCAGAATCGGACAAAACTAGAAACATACATAACAGAACAGTATTGacctaaaaaaaatacattatcaGCAACGTATTTCACgtatttgtttagaaaaatacTTCATTAGAAACGTACAACGCAGAACCGTACCAAACAGAAAAGTGGTGGGGGGAATCAAACTCAGAATTAGAAGCTTGCTCAACAGAGGGTGCTGTTATAGGTGGACATGGCTTCATAGATATAGCCATATTTGTTGACTTTGAGGGTTACAACATTTGCCACCATGTTCATGCGTTGCGTGTGCTTGATTCTGATTGGATGTTATTGTTTGGGTTCAACCATGGTTACTGGTTAGTAGAGACATGGTAGTTAGTAGATCTGGATAAACAATACACACTAATGCTTTTAGGgtctacattagaaacttttcgACTTCTGATTTTGTATACaatccaaatcgaccattctgagttcaactaaattagtatttttaaacTGGCTGATTTTccggaactacgagaaattatcatatgtcaattttttttatataaattttgatttgcaGGGGTTCATTTGAAATATCACAGCTCGTGAACCCTTTataataagtgaataattctttttgcatttgatagccaAAGGTTTGAAAGATCTTCTAAAATCTTCTGTATTGTCAACCGTAAAACTGccttactttacataattcacaaaattataatgaaacataattaaatattattgttttactgcttatttgataatgaaccagctaaaaattaaataagtttgacaattgttgaccattttgcaagttctacttgattaactatgaaaacTGCGAAGTAGTGATTTAACTTCaaacttggcgccaattttttgtagttccgaaagctcagccattttgaaaaaaaataagttgaatTCAGAATAGTCGATTTAGAtcgtgtacaaaattttaaagctctagctatattacaagttaaaagttactaatgtaggccctaacaGAATCACCGTGTATAACTCAGGTATCAATTTACTTACAAACACTAAAACATGGAATTTAATCAGAGTTGGCGACACTGGACGCttttattttacgaaataagATTAATTTAAGATTATGTTACAACTAATTATTTAGTATTGAATCACCACGTACAAAAATAAggtaatttaaatattttcaaggacatttgatgtttaaaaaaaaggcgccaaattcaaaCAACGTGTTCAAGGACCCCTTGTCGTATTAATTCCTCGCATTCGCTTCTCGGTAAGTAATGACGACTGTTTTCCTTCAATAACAACACCGAACCATCGTTCAATTCAAACTGTCCATAATCCGTTAGACACCTGACCTCAATATACAAAGACTTTGGCGGTTTTAAATCCACAGCTAAATTAATCCCTTCATCACCAATTGATCGCATATATTGTACTAAATTGCTggaatatttcgaaaaccatTCAATTTCCGATTGACTTAAATTCGATTTAACATCTGGCGGTAAAATACTGCCGAATTGCCAGCGCATGTTTCTGAGACATTTTAACCGATTGTAGTGATAAGCCAGAATGCATCGAATGTTCCGTTTGATAGCCGCATGCCGTATTTTGACTGTAGGTAAATAAGAGGCGTGATTCATAACCCGACTATCTTCAGAAATttgactgaaaaaaaaaacgctgaAGTATTGGTTTCGAGGATCAAGTGTGTAAACTTACGCATCTTCTTGGTTTTGAGTAATGAGTTGCTTGACTTCAGTGTTGATTTCATTGAGAAGATcagtctgaaaaaaaattgtaaaatattgaGTGAGGAacaatttggtaatttttacgTTGTAAGGCGGTAAAGCGTCCCGGTTTCGAGATAATTCTTTGATCAAAACGTGGGCTTTCTCACAaaacatttcgatttaaaattttgtctaaATAGTTTTCTAACCTAAAAGCCCGCCAAATGACAGTAAAGGTGCATTTATAATGACAGGCCACAACTAAAGGCGGGTTTACACGAATCACGCGTATCCTTGTGTGATGTCACATCTACGGTAAGTTATGCTGCCCTACTACGCAAAAATTTCGTCACTacttttacgtattttttgagttatttcatgtttcttaaattttctatGGTATCTTTATTTCATATAATTGAAGTatgaaattttgaactttaataaacgatttatttgcaaaaatgatATTGGCACGTTATTTTATGCATATCTTTTTAGAGTGCTGTTTTTCAATATACGACAATTGaaatacaaattttcttgAAGTTTCGAAGCAAAAAAGTCGTAactacaaaaaacattttttgaagaTAATTAAACAATTGATGGCAAAATATTCGTATAATAAATTAACGAAGAAGCAATCTAGATGGACAGTCAATGCTCTTACAAAGTGGCTAATAAGTATGGCTAcagctaatttttttattaaaatgtgttctTTTACAGACAAAAGTGTTATTTAATAACCATTATTaactttaacttattttttggtcaaagttCAGGCGGAAACGAGCTAACGttagataaagacaacatttccaaagcagagaaaattttattagttagatatttttttaatgagataAGCATGTGTTACATcaagaactaaaaaaataaatttgacccttcttGCTGTGTAAAaaaagttagccttgtatccccagaaacaaaattaatgtaaatgaaaattttatagaCATCTAAaacgatagaatttaaacagtacttttaagcaaatacaagatttcaattaattattatttaatatttaactgtatccatactttttagcaaCCAAGTATAAGAGTAATATTATAATatctaataataacaatgaatACTTAACTAAAtagacatttttaattttatttttggggcAAATTGTTCCAAAAATTATGCTATTAAGAAATGAAATGGGacaactaaatattttttttatcacttttggaaaattttgttaatttttttagttcgaTGGTAATATTTCATGACGGGTCTTGCACAATGCAGTCTTGTCAACTGAAAATTGTAGTTGAAAAAATAGGCCTTAGTACCAAAtgactttattaatttaattttactacTTACATGTTTCTAAAGGAATAAAATCACAGATATATTGATTATTGTTTAACAGATAGTAGTAACTATGACTTAACCCTATAAAAATCTTGAATAAAACACTTCAATATGAAAACAATCATCCAAAGttatcacaaaaaatattctttacaAGAGATGATACAATATCAggaattaaaataagaaacatgTTACGCCTGCTGCATACAAATATTTCTGTATAAATATAAAGtactttataaaaaagaatacATCAATGCGCAGTAGTAGCTATTAACACATTTagtatatacagggtgatgaGCGTGATTTAAACACGCTACAACAAAACCTGTATGTTCCACCAAACAAGGAGGAGAAAAATGCTTCATTATGATACAACATCAATTTCTCTAGGCGACGCCAAAGCAGGTGGCACCACCTGTTGGATGATATTATGGGAAGGTGAGTTTCCTAAAGGTTGGCGCATCTTTATTTCGGCGTTTTCCTTCGCTTCCAGCGTCGCCTGCTTGATGGCTTCTTTGTATGGccccctttttttcttattgtaaCGTATCTgtgatgataataataataatacttaagTTGGTGTTACATTTTATAGACAatttattgtcatttttttaatctgaaTTTTAATGAGACTcaccttaaaattttctaaatatgGACTTAACTGATCGCACTGCATTAGTGACGACGTTGAGGAACCGTACCATGCGACATGCGCTTGGGGCCCTTGGCCTCCACAGTTCGTGATGGTGAGCACTTTGCCTGGCCACCAAGGAAAGCCGTGGATTTTGCCCCAGACGACATCGCCGACCAACATACGGCCTCCTGGAAAAAGTAAGCTTTTACTACAAGTAAAAGCATCTTGTGCggttatttgctttttaacGTCGACGTTTTAATCATTttctttataaaacaaaatgtaaagTCATTGTCACTGTCAAAGATAcagaaataaatcaaatgggaagtcaaagaaaaaaattattttgtcctATACAGGGGTGTTCCATTTTTACACGTCAGCCTTTAACATGTTTTTTAATGGCACCACttgtatatttttacatatttcaatttgcacttttttcggctttataaatcagtttagtttttgcaatttgattTAACCGTTCagtagttatttaattttttctacaattttgtgcgtgtgcaggcacattattaagaaaattgcAGTGCACTCGACAACTGTCGAGGCTACCTTTCAGCAATAAGACTGTCCATTTGTATTGTAGCATTACCATGCAGTGACATATTCATTTTAAAGgaccataacttaattttttcaaatagcaccCCCTGTATTTTAATACTGAGTTAATACTCTGAATAATTTCAGCATCTCATTCTACATCTTTTTTACCTGttaagttttttggttttttcaaaagttgacAGTTTGGGAGAAACtcggtttttctgaaaaatatttatatacaaGTATACAGGGGGTgccataaaaaaaactatgataATGGCTGCACCGTAAAAATGAAGGATCCTGTatagggcaaaataattttagaacgtgCATTTTGACTTCCTGCCCATTTGCAGTGTTATTTGAttcatttcgatatctttaaaAGTGTAGTGCCCAtatcaatgactcaccctgtgTGTACTTTTTTCATTGTGAATTTACTTCAAAATTGTTGATGCTAACCAATACGTCCATCACGTTTTAAAAGTAACAcactaaatttaaatgatgGCGGATGGacaagaaaaatttacaacttcgCGAATGCTTAGGAAGAGATTTCAAGAATTTATATCGGTTTAAACTACAAAATGTTCATGCTATGGATGCGTAATTTTTGTATGAGAAAAACGAGAGGGTACCCTAATGGAAATTCATTGAATAATTACACACAACCTAAAAGTCTAAGGATATTAGTAATTTCTCTGGATAATGAATTAATGatgtaataaatgaaaattttggcattttttcgaACGAATTGTTACTTATTAGCGTAAATGTTATAGACttcataaaaataactttttgtactcatagctTTTAAATAGCTATTTCccattttattacttttattttatcttatttcaccaataagacaaaaaaaaataactaaatcaaataatgtaCCATAGTTACCACTTGTAGAATAACGGTGTACTACCTCTACTCGTATCTATGGAATAAGGAACAACATTATTAGTAAATACCTATAAGAAAATAGTAGTTTGttatacaagtaaagaaaaattgcCATTAAATTGTTAGTCAAAACGCGTAGCAAGATTTTCATGGGCTTAAGAATTTGTTGCTTGCAATTTGCAACATTGAGTTAATGTTTTGTTTACTGATGAATCCCGATTTGAAATCAACCCGGATTCAAAAAGAATGCGCGTTTGAAGAAAATCTGACAGAGAAAATCTTTTTCAACATGTTCAGGAGTGTATATTCTTAGTTAAGTGAAACAGTCATGGTGtaaaaccatttttaactGCAATTCGGTACAGGGACCTTATTCCTTAACATCTTGTTTACACAAGATATTGCCAACCGCAACTTTTACCAAAGTAACGAAATTGTAGTTTCACAAGAAGAGATAGGCAACAAGTGTGTCACGGTAATGTTAAGCTGTAGTATCACTAGTTAGTGCATTAGTGATCGAAATAGTATACATACtatgatacgagttttatatacgcattttgtcgcacgcaCAAACTTAGGGCACGACGAGCGCAGCGAGAAGTGCCATAATAGAGTAAGTGCCCCAAAATGCCTTATTAACTAGATATAATACctacagtattttttctacttcgcactttttgtaccaaaaaaatgaatttcgaaatttagggAATTTTGTGGTAGTTGACAACATTTGCGTGCAGACAGTGaaaggaaattaataatttggaccGTCATGAGTTTATTCGTACAAATGTACTCTAAAAGTGTCCCAAGACGTTTTGCAGTGTATCCCTTAACAAATACGggcttttgtggcaaattATTGGAATTGGAAAATTGACCGAAGGATAATGAGATCTCAAATTACTTACTTGCACTggcttttgaagttatgtttgtaCATTACTCGAAAGCTGTTCGAAAGGGCCACATATCAGAGCTCGTACAAAAACCTCTAAAGATTAcgtatttgattaatttgattaaattatgcacttgaaacaggtgccgattgacactgacagttctctcagataatgtcaaaaaactaggttctcaacattatccaactaaattac
This window harbors:
- the mago gene encoding protein mago nashi; the protein is MSADFYIRYYVGHKGKFGHEFLEFEFRPDGKLRYANNSNYKNDTMIRKEVYVHQCVMEELKRIIIDSEIMQEDDSLWPPPDRIGRQELEIVINDEHISFTTSKTGSLVDVSQSKDPEGLRCFYYLVQDLKCLVFSLIGMHFKIKPI
- the LOC656137 gene encoding DNA replication complex GINS protein PSF1, whose translation is MFCEKAHVLIKELSRNRDALPPYNTDLLNEINTEVKQLITQNQEDAQISEDSRVMNHASYLPTVKIRHAAIKRNIRCILAYHYNRLKCLRNMRWQFGSILPPDVKSNLSQSEIEWFSKYSSNLVQYMRSIGDEGINLAVDLKPPKSLYIEVRCLTDYGQFELNDGSVLLLKENSRHYLPRSECEELIRQGVLEHVV